A DNA window from Brassica napus cultivar Da-Ae chromosome C1, Da-Ae, whole genome shotgun sequence contains the following coding sequences:
- the LOC106426472 gene encoding uncharacterized protein LOC106426472: MKKKKPKKSPPAKAKSLGSPPIENSPPLSSSSPPSRDEGSLLPPLDEFVSDAHLGSPAAVAAQQTRDKADLSPPVEPSSAKKVIVEESTDPSPGKTVTLNTQVELSSEAMSGSSSDSRPVGSVANEITVAAEPKGNLASVDAKDVSLGSQLADPKEPPIRVSIEKEAKAPIDTKETWCNRGKGVKQLSKKGEAFTLPSGEACIKIPNSVIEKNRKSWEPFVLGQFYSDPSSQGTLHNIVNGIWSKQYRDIPVSKMKGFSYLFWIPNVATRNRVIKQKLWQIEGQTMFVDKWEPGIVPTKPELTSAPIWLELRKVHLQFFNEDGLERIAGLVGHTKFLHPATANKTNLEVAKVFTIIDPRKPLPEAVNVQFDSGVISRVLVSSPWMPPVCGFCKEIGHSTRKCLTAPKPCYVCSSTDHASANCPQAPNKDTRGRKTRRSRSRNKQKWVEMDPQKAPIPPLSEQAPNGPVPPIIHTKTSLEVITLQSKLGTEKDTVRGEPSGTTGGTLSKFPRSVSATSRSSQPELQADSSDVDSSDSELEEGEFSKHEPDFEVVRNRKRFSELFPGWSYESNYEFSPLGKIWVVWHPSVLVTIISKSLQMITVEVTWPSVQSKIIISIIYASNDPDVRTTLWNEIEELGPALGIKSKPWIILGDFNQIRDPSEHSKSASLNLDTKMRDFNQCLQSAGVDDLNFKGNSFTWWNKQKLNPIAKKLDRALVNDEWYFELPSSVAYFGNPEFSDHAVVSILLDPSTAKAKKPFSCWFSFNVTGSAMFRVSRKLKLLKKCIKEFSKQNYSGIGKRTAQALDCLVTAQNLTLANPSTHNAEVEIRAMKEWEELSTAESSFFFQRSRITWLAFGDGNLRLVHRYAASRQAINHIHFLVGDNGARIDSLPEIQEQCMNYFSDLLWGTASPSMFEQSDLDLLFDFKCSAEQASNFEKEFSSQDIKDAFFSLPRNKTGGPDGYSSEFFTASWSVVGSEITEAIKEFFRSGSILKQWNAANLVLIPKIPNASHPSAYLMSQYGLQGDR; the protein is encoded by the exons atgaagaagaagaagcctaaAAAATCCCCACCGGCAAAGGCAAAATCATTGGGCTCACCCCCGATTGAGAATTCACCTCCGCTGTCCTCCTCTTCACCACCCAGTCGCGATGAAGGAAGCCTCTTACCTCCGCTTGACGAGTTTGTTTCTGATGCCCACCTTGGCTCCCCAGCTGCAGTGGCTGCTCAACAAACTCGTGACAAAGCAGATCTGAGTCCTCCCGTTGAGCCGTCTTCTGCGAAGAAAGTGATCGTCGAAGAGTCGACAGATCCATCTCCAGGAAAGACTGTAACCTTAAATACCCAAGTTGAGTTGAGCTCTGAAGCAATGTCTGGAAGCTCCTCGGACTCTCGACCAGTAGGATCAGTGGCAAACGAAATCACTGTCGCTGCTGAACCTAAAGGGAATCTAGCAAGTGTTGATGCCAAGGACGTGTCTTTGGGCTCGCAGTTAGCTGATCCAAAGGAACCTCCTATTCGTGTAAGCATCGAGAAGGAGGCAAAAGCACCGATTGATACTAAGGAAACTTGGTGCAATCGAGGTAAAGGAGTTAAGCAATTATCTAAAAAAGGTGAAGCTTTCACCCTTCCATCAGGAGAAGCATGTATCAAGATTCCCAACTCGGTGATAGAGAAGAATCGCAAGTCATGGGAACCCTTTGTGCTTGGTCAATTTTACTCTGACCCTTCTTCTCAAGGAACCTTGCACAACATTGTTAATGGTATCTGGAGCAAACAATACAGAGACATCCCTGTCTCCAAAATGAAAGGATTCTCCTATCTGTTCTGGATTCCGAACGTAGCGACCAGAAACAGAGTGATTAAGCAGAAGCTGTGGCAGATCGAAGGCCAGACCATGTTCGTTGACAAATGGGAACCAGGTATTGTGCCCACAAAGCCTGAACTCACTTCGGCTCCTATTTGGCTCGAACTACGGAAAGTTCATCTTCAATTCTTCAACGAAGATGGCCTTGAGCGTATTGCGGGGCTGGTTGGCCACACCAAGTTCTTGCATCCTGCCACTGCGAATAAAACAAATTTGGAGGTGGCAAAAGTTTTTACTATCATTGATCCTAGGAAACCATTACCTGAGGCTGTCAATGTCCAGTTTGATTCCGGAGTCATCAGTAGAGTGTTAGTGTCGAGCCCCTGGATGCCTCCTGTTTGCGGGTTCTGCAAAGAGATAGGTCACTCAACCAGAAAATGTTTGACTGCCCCCAAACCCTGCTATGTCTGTAGCTCAACCGATCATGCTTCAGCGAACTGTCCTCAAGCACCAAATAAGGATACTAGGGGAAGGAAGACAAGGAGAAGTAGATCAAGGAATAAGCAGAAATGGGTGGAAATGGACCCTCAAAAGGCGCCGATTCCACCTCTTTCTGAGCAGGCTCCGAATGGCCCTGTTCCTCCTATAATTCACACCAAGACTAGCTTAGAGGTGATTACTCTACAGTCAAAATTGGGCACTGAGAAAGATACGGTCAGAGGAGAACCTAGTGGCACGACTGGTGGGACTCTCTCAAAATTTCCAAGAAGTGTTTCTGCTACCTCACGCTCTTCTCAGCCTGAGCTGCAAGCTGACTCCTCTGATGTTGATTCTTCGGATTCTGAACTGGAGGAGGGTGAGTTTAGCAAACATGAGCCCGACTTCGAAGTGGTCCGCAACAGGAAAAGATTCTCAG AGCTGTTTCCTGGTTGGTCCTATGAGAGCAACTACGAGTTCTCTCCCCTTGGGAAAATCTGGGTGGTTTGGCATCCTTCTGTGTTGGTTACTATTATCTCCAAGTCTCTCCAAATGATTACAGTCGAGGTTACTTGGCCGTCGGTTCAATCCAagatcatcatctccatcatctatGCTTCTAACGATCCTGATGTGCGCACGACCCTGTGGAATGAGATTGAGGAGCTAGGTCCTGCTCTTGGTATAAAATCGAAACCCTGGATTATCTTAGGTGACTTCAACCAGATAAGAGATCCTTCAGAGCACTCTAAATCGGCGTCTCTGAATTTGGACACGAAAATGCGGGACTTCAATCAGTGCTTGCAGTCTGCTGGTGTGGATGACCTTAACTTCAAAGGCAACTCTTTCACATGGTGGAACAAGCAAAAGCTTAACCCGATCGCTAAGAAGCtggaccgagctttggtgaacGATGAGTGGTACTTCGAGCTCCCCTCCTCTGTTGCTTACTTTGGTAACCCAGAGTTCTCGGACCATGCAGTTGTCTCGATCTTACTGGACCCTTCCACCGCAAAGGCTAAGAAGCCGTTCAG CTGCTGGTTTTCCTTTAATGTCACAGGGTCAGCTATGTTTAGGGTATCGCGTAAGCTGAAGCTATTAAAGAAATGCATCAAGGAGTTCAGTAAACAGAACTACTCGGGCATTGGAAAAAGAACAGCGCAGGCTCTTGATTGCTTGGTGACCGCTCAGAACTTGACGCTGGCGAACCCTTCCACCCATAATGCTGAGGTGGAGATAAGAGCAATGAAGGAATGGGAAGAGCTATCCACCGCTGAGTCCTCGTTCTTCTTTCAGAGATCAAGGATCACCTGGTTAGCTTTTGGGGATGGAAATTTGCGTCTGGTCCATAGATATGCGGCGTCTAGGCAAGCGATCAACCATATTCACTTCCTAGTAGGTGACAATGGAGCACGCATCGACTCTCTACCAGAAATCCAGGAGCAATGCATGAATTATTTCTCTGATCTTTTGTGGGGCACAGCTTCTCCAAGCATGTTTGAGCAAAGTGACCTCGATCTGCTTTTTGATTTTAAGTGTTCTGCGGAGCAAGCTTCTAATTTTGAGAAGGAATTCTCATCTCAGGACATCAAGGACGCTTTCTTCTCCTTACCTAGAAACAAAACAGGGGGGCCCGACGGTTACTCTTCTGAGTTCTTCACCGCCTCCTGGTCTGTGGTTGGTTCGGAGATAACGGAGGCCATTAAGGAATTCTTCCGGTCTGGCTCCATCCTCAAGCAGTGGAACGCAGCAAACCTCGTTCTGATCCCAAAAATTCCAAATGCGTCGCATCCTTCGGCCTATCTCATGTCTCAATACGGTCTACAAGGTGATCGCTAA